The sequence below is a genomic window from Nicotiana tomentosiformis chromosome 6, ASM39032v3, whole genome shotgun sequence.
cctcagaaccaagtttgaaagcgttacttaccttaattgcgcaaaatcctactctgaaatgcctttccccctcgaatcagtctccaaatgccctgaatctagccacaagtagtacgagataattaatataggctaaagcgatcaatttcacaagaaaactactaaattatagcccaaaatccgaaatcggctcaaacccgtcCCCCatgcccacgtcttgaaatccgacaaaagtcaaaaAACCCGAAAGCCCTTTCACtcctgagtctaaccataccaaatttacaaaaatctgGCATCAACGGGTCATCCAAATCCACAAAATTcattctccaaatccctagcctaaaacccccaaatttcacctcaaaactaCAAAATCTAGGTGGGGAAAATCGGTGGGAAAACAATATTTATGATCAAAAACGTGTACAAGAAGCTTAACTCAATAATACCCTAAAAAATCCACTCCAAAgtcgcctaagtccgagtccaaaatgttgaaatgagactAAAATCGCGAATCCTGATTTTTAAACCTTCTTCCCagaatttttgcacctgcgaccatttaTCCGCACatgcggagccgcttctgcggtaaaaTTCCCGCTCCTGCAAAAGTGACTTATCCAGATACCTCTGGTCCTGCGATCACAGGACCGCATCTGCGCATATCGTAGGTGCGGGAAAACCAAAGCACTTGCGGATAAAACTCTCATATGCGCCCTCCTGCCCACTTCTGCAACCATCGCAGATGTGGGATAATCTTCGCACCTGCTACCTCTGCTCAACTCTTCCTTGGACGATTCTGCGCTTCCTTCcctgcttctgcgggctcgcacctacggtgcccactccgcaggtgtgactacaccagtagcagcagcactTCAGCTGCTTCACAAATTCCAAACCAAGTTCGTTAATCTctcaaaatccacccgaggcccccgggtcctcaaccaaacataccaacaagtcatgtaTCCAATTACAAACTTAGTCTAACCTTCGAATCAcccaaaaaaaataacaaaacacatattacacccggattcaagcctaaagaatttctaaacttccaaattctacaaacgacgtcgaaacctatcaaaccacgtctgattggcctcaaattttgcaaacaaatcATAAaggacaccacaaacctactcaaattcccaaaaatggaatccgatcccgatatcaaaatttccactgctgGTCAAAttcgccaaaattccaactttcaccaattcaagcctaattctactacggacctccaaattatattccgggcgtgctcctaagtcaaaaatcacctaacggagctaacagaaccatcaaaattcaagtccgaggccgtttacacataagtcgacatccgatcggcttttccaacttaaacttccaattaagagactaagtgtctcaattcaccctAACAtcattccggacccgaaccaaccaacccggtaagacataTAACAGTTGTAGAACACAATAGAAGCAGAAAAGGGGgaaacagggctacaactctcgtaACGACTGACCGGGTTGTTACATcatccctctcttaaacaaacgttcgtcttcgaacgggtctagaaacatacctagagccataaataggtgtggatatctgctccgcatctcccgcttggtctcccaagtagcctcatcCACGGGCTAACCTccccactgcaccttcactgaatctACATCCTtttatctcaactttcgaacctgccactccaaaatggtcaccggctccacatcataagtaaaatcaccatccaactggaccgtgataaaatccaaaacatgagacggatcttcgacgtacttccggagcatagaaacatgaaatactggatgcacactcaacAATCtcggtggcaaggcaagcttgtaagccacctccccaatcctctgaagtacctcaaaaggcccaatgaaccgagggctcaacttgcccctcttcccaaacctcataacacccttaatgggtgataccttcagcaaaaccttctccccgaccatgtaagacacatcacgAACTTTCCTGTCGGCATATCTCTTCTGTCTCGATTGcgccgtgtgaagccgctcctgaatcaatttcaccttgtctaatgcatcctgaaccaagtctgtacccaaaatcCTAGCCTcatctggctcaaaccatcccacctgTTGTTGTAAGTgaactccgcgagcggcaaaaactagtcccatgaacccccaaaattaatgacacaagcacgtagcatgtcATCCAATATCtagatagtgcgctcggactgtccgtccgtctaagggtgaaatgttgtgctcaactccacctgagtgcccaactctcactgcacggctctccaaaactacgatataaactgcgtgcctctatctgaaatgatggaaattgggacaccatgaaggcgaacaatctctcggatgtaaatctcagccaaccgctctgaagaataagtagtaccaactggaatgaagtgtgcagacttggtcagccgatccacaatcacccaaatagcatcgaacttcctcgaagtccgtgggagcccagctacgaaatccatggtgaccTGCTCTCACATCCACTtcgggatctctaacctctgaagtaatccacccggtctctgatgctcatactttacttgctgaaaattgagacaccgagctacaaacccaacaatatctttcttcatcctcctccaccaatagtgttatctcaaatcctgatacatcttcacggcacccgaaaggatggaataccgcgagttgtgggcctcctcaagaatcaactctcgtagcccatctatattaggcacacatatccggccatgcatcctcaacgccccatcatcaccaatagtcacatccctggcattacctcgccgaaccctgtccttgaggacaagcagatgggggtcatcatactgatgctccctaatacgatcataaagagaagaccgagagaccatgcaagccaatactcgacttggctcagaaatatccaatatgaaaaactggctagctaaggcctgaacatcaaacgTCAATGGCTTCTCTgcggctggaagatatgctaagctccccaaactctccacccggtgacacaaggcatcggccaccacattggccttcccgagatggtacaaaatggggatatcatagtccttcagaagctccaaccacctccattgacgcaagttaagatccttctgcttgaacagatgctgcaaactctggtgattagtgtaaatctcacaatgaacACCGTTCAAATAGTactgccaaatctttaaggcgtgaacaatatctactaactcaagatcatggacatgatacttcttctcatgggtcttcaactggggCAAAGCATTATCAATCACTCTACcccctgcatcagaacacacccaataccaatctgcgaagcatcacaatacactgtgtaagaaacagaagctgatggcagaactagaactggagccgtggtcaaagcagtcttgagcttctgaaagctctcctcccactcatctgaccacctgaatggggcgccttttgggttaatttggtcaagggcgatgcaatagataagaaaccctccacaaaacaacGGTAATAGCTccccaaaccaagaaaactctgaatctctgtggttgaggacggtctgggctaactctgcaccacttctatcttcttcgaatccacctgaatacccttactggacaccacgtgccccaagaacgccactgaactgagccaaaactcacacttggagaactttgcataaagtttctcctccctcaaccgttgtaacacaatcctcagatgctgggcatgttcctcctggctacaagagtacaccaggatgtcatctatggatacaataatgaacgagtcaagataaggttgaagcacactgttcatcagatgcatgaatgctgctggggcgttggtcagcccaaaagacatcacaaggaactcataatgaacATATCGGTTcctaaaagctgtcttaagaatatctatgtcccgaatcttcagctggtgataccctgacctaaaatcaatcttggaaaaaaccctcgctccctgaagttggtcaaatagatcatcaatgcgtggcaaatgatacttgttcttgattgtgaccttgttcaactgtctgtaatcaatacacattctcatggtaccatccttattctttacaaataggactggtgcaccccaaggtgacacgctaggccgaataaaccccttatctagGATTTCCTGAAgtttttccttcaactccttcaactccgccggtgccatacgatacggtggaaaagaaatgggttgagtgcccggcaccaaatcaacaccgaagtcaatatccctgtcaggaggcatgcccggtaggtctgcaggaaacacatccggaaaaacACACACCACATGAACAGAGTCAATAGTAGGGgcctctacactaacatccctcacaaaggctaaataagaaagacaacccttctcaactatccgttgagccttcagatatgaaatcactctactaggaacatagtctatagagtcgatccactcaaccctcggcaaccccggcatcgccaatgtcatggtcttagcatgacaatctagaacagcatgacatggggacaaccaatccatacccaaaatcacatcaaaatcgaccatactaagcagcaaaagatctactctggtctccagactcccaatagtcaccacgcatggccgatatacatggtccacaataatagtatcgcacacctgagtagatacatgaacaaatgaaactagagactcacgggtcATATGCAGAAAATGAGTGAAAtgcgaggacacatatgaataagtggaaccagggtcaaataatacagaggcatctctgtggcaaactgagacaatacatgtaatcacagtaTCCGAAGCAATGCTATCTAGTTTGGCAGAGATAGCATAGAAACAAGCCTGGATGCCCcctgattggcctccccctctcaggcgacccctagctggctgagctccaccccgagctggctgggcgggtggtgaagcaactggtgctaaagttgaaggctgactcctctgatGAGATGACCCTCCTGAAAGGTGAGGACAatacctcttgatatgacccaaatctccacactcaaagcaacctctccttGCGAATGGaggtggggactgaagggaaccccgagcACCGAAATAACTACTAGAAGGTTCTGACATAGATGAACCCTGAGCTGATGGTGCATGAGACGAACTCTGAGATGGTAGTGCACTTAATGACGATTGGTCCTGCTGATAATTGTGTgacccatggccagatgatgcaccacggtgaactgggtgagccgtctgagcatgtctgaaaggatgaCCCATACCatggtggaactgacccccaaaaggaacaccgccaaatccaccctgtccacgaggcctcttggcctccctctcaactcgCTTCTAgttgcgaaccatctcaatctgacaagaaatgttgacaacctcatcaaaacaagcaccaaacactctctctctagtcataagcaatcacagctGGAAAGTGAGGcgatctataaacctcctgatcctctccatGTCTATGGGAACAAACCAGATAGCATgtcgggccaactccgagaaccTCAACTCATACTGTGTCACGGACAAATCACACtgacaaagctgctcaaactgcctgcgtagctcctctttgcgggactgaggcacaaacttctctagaaagagaATAGAGAACCgttgccaggtaaggggtgttgcgccgacaggcctacgcctctcgtaagccttcCACCAACTGAAGGAAGCcctagagaactgaaaagtagtgaacgagaccccactggtctctagaatacttgttgtacggagtatcctttgacacctatccaagaatCCATatgcatcctctctctctgtaccgctaaaagatggaggctggagcctcccaaacctctccaatctatgctgctcatcctcaggcatagcaggaaccacatagtcatAAGCAGTTGCgactggctgggctggtggtgcccccggtgtctggagtccatGCATCACCTACCCTGgtgtacgggcggtgggagtctaaGTGCCTCCCTGAGCCTGAGAAGTGGATGTTGCCGTCAAAACAGATATCGCCTGAGCAAGACCGGTGCACatagtcagaatctgagctaaggcctcctgaaggcctggaatcatatgggcacagttggtgcctgagctggtcccgctAGTGCACCCATAACTTGGACAtgatcctgatctggggcaactggtggatccgCAGGTATTTCCCTAGCTACTGTGCgggctacacctctgcccctaccgcagcCTCTACCGCGACTTCggtctctcgcggccctagctggtggtactggtggcttcCCATCCTGCCCAGTGGTACGTATCCTCACgttctgtgagagaatgaaataacagaagtttagttaccagaatcaacagattcacatgacaagaattcaagaatgtgaagttttcctaaggttTCTGCAGCCTctgaagactctactaaacctgctcatgactcatgagacctatgtaacctaggctctgataccaacttgtcacgacccaaaaacaaccgtcgtgatggcgcctatcgtggaactaggcaagccaacactcaaCATTTCTAACACAGTAAAACACTTTTAAAAAAGATAACGGCAGAACAATTAATATTAAAGAAAAACCTTTTCAAAATAGAATTTATCaaaaatacgatacaatccatcccaaaaccggggtgtcactaagtacatgagcgtctaaaactaGAATACAACCCACTACAGTATCTAGAGAATAAAACTGTAAATACAGATAGAATAAGGAAGGAGAATCAAGGCTCGCGAACGCCATGTAGCTACCtcgactgaaaggtagtgacgaactcaaccagtATACATAAAATGGAAATAACTttgcagaaacgtaggcatgctttcaaattaaataggcaactcaaaatAATAAAGTAAAGCAGATCCGAACAGTGTAAGGAATATAACcctgctatctctacatgccaatgcacatactgtatgtgatTCACCATGTTGGAAACCTCATGTGCTCATactctcgaatgctcaaccactcggtactgtatatggctcaTACGgcacagggaagatccatcccgaaacATATACATCACTAACTATAAGTCAACCAGTACCGagaaaggccaatccagccctgtggagaatatccatctccaggtatcaagtacttcggtcAAGATCCATGCTCATGAAAGATTCATCCCTCAACaatatcaatcgcgctcactggggtgtgttacagactccgaaggagctcctacagcccaagcgctatcataacaTCAATATAACCGCTgcgacgtgtagcccgatcccgtaattgtcactcataatcaggctctcagcctcactcagtcatcactctctccagtctcactcacgtgctcaaaatatcataaaaactagcccgaaacagtaatatgatgaatcaataaatatcaactgagattga
It includes:
- the LOC138894447 gene encoding uncharacterized protein, yielding MGHPFRHAQTAHPVHRGASSGHGSHNYQQDQSSLSALPSQSSSHAPSAQGSSMSEPSSSYFGARGSLQSPPPFARRGCFECGDLGHIKRYCPHLSGGSSHQRSQPSTLAPVASPPAQPARGGAQPARGRLRGGGQSGGIQACFYAISAKLDSIASDTVITCIVSVCHRDASVLFDPGSTYSYVSSHFTHFLHMTRESLVSFVHVSTQIGIGCVLMQGVE